From the genome of Tenrec ecaudatus isolate mTenEca1 chromosome 1, mTenEca1.hap1, whole genome shotgun sequence:
tgaagaggtctcgtGCAACAGATTGGCCCAACGCAGTACTTgatgtgactgctgcttccaggagcactgattgtgggtcccAATAATTTACAGCTTCCGTCTTTTCGCCATTGTTTACGccattgtctattggtccagttgtattttggttttctttacttggGGTTCtaaatccctactgaaggctgcagtctttgatctttatcagtttttcctcccatgtcctcctcactttcagcaagcaatgcaaCGTCACCTGCATAGTGCAGCCTGTTAAagcgccttcctccaaccctgacgtTGCGTGCGTGATATAATCCAGTTGCGGGCGTTATTTGCTCAGCTTATAGAGCGAATAGTGtggcatacacctttcctgattttaaaacctaTGGGATCCCCGTGTTCTGTTCAGATGTCTGCCTCCAGGTCTATGTACGAGTCagttctgggattctcattcttcacaatgttatctagTTTGCTGTCGTCCACACATTCTAAGGCCTtcgcagtcaagaaaacacaagtgtacatctttctggaattctctactttcagccaaatcTGTCTGACGTCATCAGGGACATCCCTAacgccatgtcctcttctgaacctggcttgaatttctcgcagctccctgtcaatgtactgctacaaccattcctTAATTATCTGCAGTAAACTTTACTTCTGTGTGATACTAATTATATTGTTTGGAAATCCCCATCTTTTctccttggaatgggcacaaatatagatctcttccaattGGGTAGCCTTCCACATtttttggcatagactagtgagtgcttccagcattgccttcgttgttgaaacatttcctattcatcaattcctgaagcactGGTTTTCACTAAGGCCTTCAGGGCAGCATGGACTTCTTCCAGTGTCAGAGATCTTTATCATATGCTACCTTGTGAAATGAATGAAAGATGACCTTTGGTTACAATGACTGCATATTCCTAACCAGACAACTCTTTGATTACAATGACTGCGTATTCCTCCTaatttctgatgcttcctgcatctttcatTGATGCTACCTGGACCAGTCAATAGTTTGCCTATAGAATTCATCAATAGTGCAATTGGATCCttggattttttatttttcttcagttctttcagcttgagataatgTGAAGCGTGGTCTTCCTTTTTGACTTGCTACTTCCCGGTGTTGGCatgtttcattataatgctttgtcttcttgagttgccctttgaaattgtgTCCAGCTCATTTCTTCCATCACTTTTTCCATTTACTTTGGCTACTCTATATTCAAGGGTACGTTTCCAAGTCTGATGTCCACTTTggtctctttctttcctgtccttgtAATGATTTCTTGCTTCCctcgtgtatgatgttcttgaaatAGCAAGTTCTTAAACCAGTTGTCATCCCGTCGACTCCAGCTCGTGGCAATCCCTGTGTGTGTCAGGAGAACTGTGCCCCGCGGGGCTTCTGAGAGCTCACTGTagagaagtctttattctgagtCCTGGGTGGACTCAAtcctccagcctttcagtgagCGGTGAGTGGATTAACCCTTTGTACCGCCTAGGGACTCCTAGTAAACAGATGTGGAAACAGATGTCCAGAGAAGTTAAGTGGGTTGCCCGAAGTCACACAGCTGGCAGGTGTCAAAAACCTAAATGCTGAACTAGGGTCACTTTGCCACAGAAGTTTCCTGGCTGTGGGCTCCTGGACAAATCTTATCCCTAACTCTGCCTCAATACCCCTAATCTGTACAATTCGATGCCAGCCATTCCTAACACAGAAGTGAACGGGGGTCCAAGCTCTGTCACTTCCAAAGCTAACTTCCAGCCTTAGTGTCCActccaggggaaaaaaagatatcaTAATATGAATACGCATGCAGCCCATCCTGGATCCGACTTGGCTTTGCCGGCTGTTATGAAACCATGATCCTGTTTCCCCATTGTGAGCTTTAGTCTCCTGTAGGTACAACAGGGCCTGGCTTTGTCTGCCATCTGACCCCCTCCTCCCCTACTCTCTTCTCAGGCCACACTGACACTTCTTCTGGACCACCTGCGCCTGGTCTCCTCCTTCCACGCGCACAACCGCATGACCCCGCAGAACCTGGCTGTGTGCTTCGGACCCGTGTTACTGCCAGCGCGTCAGACGCCGGCCCGGACCCGTGGCCGCAGTTCTGGCCCGGGCCTTGCCAGCGCAGTGGATTTCAAGCGGCACATTGAGGTGCTGCATTACCTGCTGCAGTCCTGGCCAGGTGAGCCTCTCTCGGCCTGATCAGGCCATGCCTTCCCTAGCGGCCAATCTCAAGTACACAATCTATCTTTGATACAGTCCAGGGTTCTTTCTGTTAGCATGCCTGTCAGATGCGTGGTTGCCTTAGTAACTGCTTGTGGGGCAGCCAATGAGATAGACCCTGATCTGGTCAGAGGGCCTGTCGTTGAGCGTCCAATCAGAGGCCTGGTTTTACCTACTAGCCACTTAGAAGACAGGTCGCCTCCGCTGTACCGGATGCCACCGTGAACCTGACTGCCTCCCTTCACAGAGCCCAGACGGCCCTCGGACGCTCCAGACGTGGCCCCGTACCTGCGGCCCAAGCGACAACCGCCACTGCACTTGCCTCTAGTGGGCCCCGAGGTCGTAACCAGGCCCCGGGGCCGGGGTGGCCCCGAGAGCCCCCCAAGCAATCGCTATGCGGGTGACTGGAGCGTCTGCGGGCGAGACTTCCTGCCAGGGCCCGACTACGACCACGTGACAGGCAGTGAAAGTGAAGACgacgaagaggaggaagaggaggcgggAGAGCCGCCGGGCACCACCGACTTCGAGGATGACTTCGAGGCGCCCTTCAACCCGCACCTGAATCTCAAAGACTTCGATGCACTCATCCTGGACCTGGAGCGAGAGCTCTCCAAGCAAATCAACGTGTGCCTCTGAGCCCCGAGGGGCGGGACCTCGGTTGCTAAGGGCGGGACTCCTGGTTGCTAAGGTGAGGCCCGACTCACCAAGGACTAACTTGTTGCCAAGGCCCAATTCCTGGTTGCTAGGAGTTGCCAGGGGGTGTCCAGCCAGGGCCCTTGCTGAGCATCCATCCCCATTTCCAGTGCCTAGTTGCTGGTACTCGGCCAGAGCTTGCAGACGCCAGCTGGGTACTAGGCTTTTAGGGACCAACTGTCCTGAGTACCAAGGGCTTCTCGCTGCCAAAATGGCAGCTCTGCTTGCTAGGCGGGCCTCTCTTGCCTCCCCGTGTTCGGGGAAACACCAGTTACTGTGAGCATCACCTTGGAAGGGTGAAACACCCCTGTCTACACCAGCCAACCCTCTTGCTGCTGCCAACCAAGTCAGTATTAGCTCTGAAGGCCGCACTCTGCTTCTCCTCTCTGTAGACGGCCCAAGGCCCCTCATGGGATAGGCGGGGTTTTATTCGAGGGGGGGCCCAAGGCAACCCCTTTGTTGCATTTCCAGCTCATCGGGTGTCCCGGGGTGGCACAAGCTTAGCTtttgtggctgctaactgaaagggtggtGATTTGACTACAGCTTGGCGATCATTGGAAAACTCTGGACCCTGTTCTATCCCGATACCACAAGCAGTGTTTCTAGGGCTTATAGGAGAGCAGCcggcctccccaccctccttccaaagAAGACCCCCAACATTGCCCTGAGTCCAGCAAATGGAGATTGCAGAGTCTGGTCCTTCCAcctcccccgctccccccccccaaaaaaaaaaaactcttaagCACTTAACCCCTCCCTTCTGGAGGGGCCCCACCTGAAAACCTCAGGCTGGGACACTTTGGTACGGAAATTATTTATTGCCCCCaggcaggtatgtgtgtgtgggtgtgtacgaATGGATGTGTGTGGAAGGAATGTGGGGGGCTCTTTGAAGGgaccacggggggtggggggtggagtttGCAGTGGCCACGTGTCCTGAAATCCTGAGTTCCAGTGGGAGAGCAGGGCCCCCTCCAAGTCTCCACCTCCTTCCCTCACTTTCATCTTTGTGGACAATAAATCAATATGCACAGGTTCATCCCCGAGGCCAGCGGTGGTTTATTCAGTCTGTTGGGGAGAAGCTGAGGAAAAGGCCAACCATGTGCCCAGCACTGCTGGGAGCTCCCCAGGAGTCACTGAGGCCACGGGGTGGGCCTGAGGCAGGCACGGATGATGCTCAGGCCAGCAGGGCACCGTCCAGGGGTGAGAAGAAGCCAAGGGTTCCCGCCCACGAGTTGCTACACGGAGATGGAGCCATCTCGGAAGTCAGTCTTCCCAATAAGGATGTTGACCACAACCGGGTGGCCATCGTGACACCGCCGCTGCGCCTCTTGTAGTACCTGGACCACCTGATCCTCGTTCTCCCGGGACAGCAGGAATCCCTGGGCCCCCAGACCCTGAGCTGCCTTGTGATAATCTACAGAGGATCGAGTCAGAAGACAGCAGGGGCTCAGCCCGTCATACAGCCAACCTAATTTTGAAATGCGTCCACACGCACATGGGCCCTCACGTTccctgcagcccctccccaaTCTCCCCGTGGACCCTTTACTCTCCCCGCAGCCCTGACTCCTCACCCTCCCCATCCTTCATGGTCCTTTCCACCTACCCACAGTCCACTCCACCATGGCCCCCTAACTGCCAACCCCACCCTGAGGCTGCTCACGTGTATAGGCCAGGCCACAAGCCACGTTGCTCCCCAGGATGGGCACCTGCTCCCGGGAAATCTGCGTCCAGCCAGCATCATTCCCCACCAAGGCAATCACCGGGACCTGCAGGCACAAACCAGGTGGCTGGGGCCTTCAGCCAAAGGACAAAGGGCTCAGGCCTCGCCCTTGCCACCCCTCCTGGCATCCCCCTGAGAGTAAGTCCCACTCACCTTGTGTCTGACAAAAGTGTCAAACTCGATAAGGCTATAGCCGAAAGCTCCGTCCCCAAACAGGCACCAGACCTGGTGGACAGAGGGCAGTGAAGGCGACCGTGGCCTGGAGAGCAGCCAGCCCCGCACCCATAGCACCCCCCAACTTACCTCGGCATCTGGCCTACATAGCTTGGCCCCGAGCGCGAAGCCTCCACCTACCCCCAGCGTCCCAAAGGCCCCTAAGAGGAACAAGGGCAGGTGGGTTTAGAGGAGCCCGGAGCGCACATTCCCCAGGATGTGGGCCCCTCCTTACCAGGGTCCAGCCAGCGCAGGGGCCCACGGGGCCGTACCAGGTGGGCAGCAGTGCCCACAAAGTCCCCGCCATCTACTACTAAGATCACGTTCTCAGGCAGGGTCTCCTCCACTAGCTGCAGCACCCGCACCGGGTTCAGGTGCTGGGCTGTGGGCCTTGCTGCCTTCTCCCTGTGGCCAGGCACACAGGTCAGTGGCAGGCAACAACAGGAACCCCGACACAGACCAGGAACCCCCACTtccacccagcccagccccaccgGAAAGTCTGCTCCTTCTGTCGGTCGGCATCCCGAAGCTCCTCCAGCCAGTCTGGTGCCCAGGTGTGGCCCCGCAGGCCCTCGCCCAGCTTAAGCACGAAAGAGGCCACGTCTCCTGGGGAAGGGAcatgagggtgtggctgtgggaagGGGTAATGGGGAAGGGGGCCAAACAGTGCAAGTCCCCAAGCCCAGTCAGGTGACAAAGCTAAAGAAACGGGATTTAGGTGTCATGGTTCAAAGTCACCCACAGGCTCCTGGAAAGACAAGCCCAGCCAAttgtttctgaaaggtcacaaccttgaaaaccagAAAGCACTATGCTGCTTGGCATGTTGGGCTCGCCTCACCTCTAGGCTGACTCCACTGCCCCTAACTGGAAGTCAGAAATGCAAGTGGGTCTCACTGTCTGCCCGTGGCCTGTCGGTGCAGTCTTGAAATCAGGTACTACACCCGCTGCATCTGCCAGGCCCGGGGCTACAAGCAGGTGCACACTGGAGAAGAGACCTTAAGGTGCACTCTGCACCTGTGCACTTGGTGATGCGCAAACAGGGATCAGGAGGCTGTGTCTCTTGTCCATCCTTGCTCCTGATGAGCCCAGGGGTAAGATCTTCATTTCATGAAAACAGTAGGCCACCCCGGGTAGTGGGGAAGAAGTGGCTAGTCGGAGAACATGGTGGCACCATGTTCCCAAGTCACCTTGCCTTTTCAACACAAAAGCGCCCATCTAAGCAAGGCTGCCACGGACAGGGGTGGGACCTTGCTCAACAGCACCTAGGTCCAGCACAGAGGTTCTGGGAGGGGTAGGTCTAAATAAGGAGACTCGGGGGCTCACCCTGCACAGCCTCCTGGGGCTTCCAGAATAAGTCTGAGTTGAGCAGCATCTCTTCCCGGTTCCGGTTGACAATGATGATCTTGCTGCTGCGGCTGAGGACTCGGCCATAGGACAGACGGAAGTCACACACAGCTCCTGGGGGGCAGGGCAGCAGGGTCTCAGTGGACGGTGAGCCAGGGTTCTAGGGGTGAGCGTAGTCTTACCTGCTCCACTGAGTCCATTGGAGTGCCAAGGGCCCCCATTCCCCAACCTCGCCCAATTTCCTGCCATTTGGGCTGACTGTGGGCCTGGCCTCATGACGCGCTCTGAGCAACAGAATGTGGACAGAGACAATGGCACGCCATCCTGACACGAGATCACAAGAAGCCGGAGGCTTCCTCCCTCTCGCTCTAGCATAACTGGGTGACCCCTGTAGGCTCACGCATCTCTCCTCCTTCACCAAGTGAAAAAGCCCAAGAGAGCCTGCTGGATAATGGGAAACACGGTGGGGAGGATGCAGTTACTCCAACCAAAGCCTACAGCTAGCTGAGCCCTGAAAGTATGAAAGAGTCTGGCCTGGATCGGCACAGCTGCCTCCCCATCTGGAGGGCCAAGAGAACTGCAGACATGTGAACCAGCCCAACTGAAACCAACAGAACTGCCCAGCTGCGACCCACAGTTGGATTCTGAGAAAGAAAAATTACCTTTTAAGTTACTGGGTTAGGGGGATGGTTATTACACAGCAACAGCTAACTGCTGCACTGTTATAGACAGAGTTGTATCCCTCCAAAATAAGCATTGGAATCCTGAGCCCTACACCCATagataggagccctgatggctggtggttaagtgttgggctgggatccacaaggtctgcagtttgaaaccaccagtcactcggtgggagaaagacagggctctctatccCTGTAAACAGTTATCGGCTCGaaagctcacagggacagttccaccctgtctggtagggtcgctgtgagtcagcatcgactcgatggcagtgagacacCCATGGGTGAAAGCCTACCTGAAAATAGCATTTTCTCTGTTGTGCTATTAAGGGCCATGTCAGCATAACGTATGTCTTAAATCAAAGCACTTACAAAAGAGATTAGACCCAGAGATAAGTAAGGACAAACAGGAGGCAGACAGACACCATGTGGAGACTGTCAGCGGGCAGGAACACCAAAAACGCTAGAGAGGCTGAAACAAGGGCTTTCCCCCAGAGGCACTAGGGAGAGCCTTGCCCTAGAGCCTgtaccctgaattcagacttcctgCCTCCTGAAAGGTGAGAAAATGAACGTGCTTGTTACTTGCGCCCCCATGTGGTATTTTGGTGCCGGCAAGCTAAGAAACTAAGACACCTGCCAATCACATGTCTGGGGGtgctcagagcccatcctgtgaCAATGTATAGGAAACAATGTACGTGTGTATATCCGGCCTCCTTTCTGTGAAGCAGGGTCACAGCACCCTAGCGCCGCCTGGACACAGCAATCTGGGTTTCAGATGCAGGCTTCCTGTATTAGCCAAGCCCTGGAAAGGTCAAGGTTCTAGGGAGTCACTGAAGGAAGAAGAGCATCATGTGATGGGcgtggaggggggagagaggatgCCGGCCCACCTGCCAGGATGACGACGTCGGCCTTCTTCAGGGCGGCGCTGCGGTTCTGCCGGATGTGGAGGGGGTTGTTGCGGCCCAGCAGCCCTCTCGCCATGCCACCCAAGAAGCAGGGGACGCCCAGGGTCTCCACGGCAGCACTGCGGATCCAGGCACAGCGGGGATTAGTGTGTCCAACAGCCTGcccagtcccccacccccagcacaccAGCAGACCCAGAAGTGCTGCTCACCAAAGCTTGTCAGGGGGCGTTGGGGGGAGCAGGGCCTGGCTCCCGAGTACCATCAGGGGCCTCTTGGCCCGGCTCAAAATCTCTATGCAACGCTGCACCTAGAGCGAGAGGGGGGCCAGGGGTCGTCCATGAGTCTTCATCGGTCCCCATGATCAAGGCCCCCACTCCGTCTCAGGGAAAGGCCATGCTGCCAGCAGGGGCCCTCCACCTGGAAAGAGAGGTGATTCACCTGCTGGGGGGCCGCTTGGGGGATGTCCAGGGGCAAGGGCccttcaggctgaggctcccaggccCCTGCAAAGAGGTTGGCCAAGTGATTCTGTAAGTACCTGTGAAAGGCAGCACAAGGAGCTGGTTACCAGGATGGGAAGTGCAGACAGTGACCGCACGTGGTTGAGAAGTTGGAGGTTCACGTTCATCCAGAATGAAGCACAtcgtaagaaaggcctggcaattcacCTCCAAAAAGCCAGCCATTGACAACCCGACGGAGCACAGCCCTACGCTGGCACACGCGGGGAGCCTGTGCAGGGCCATTTGTCCAAGAAGAGATGTGTGGGCTGCGGCCCACAGAGTTCAGCAGCAGACATCTCTGCTGGCTCTTCAAAAGAGGACTCAAGCTTTCTGAGAACGAGAGACACCCCAAACGTTGAAAGAAAAGGCCCAAGAAGTGGGCGCCACCAAACTGTCCATCCGCTGACGTCTGGATTAGCAGCGCGGCGTCCCGTCCGCACAATGGCAACTCTGACGCACGGTGCGCcgcggatgaaccttgaaaacggtGTTGAGTGAAGTAAGCCAGAGGAAAAGGGGCACAAAACCGGAAGGCCTCACGGAGGTGAGACTGTGTTGCTAAGTGTCACGGAGTCCACCCGGACTCACCAAGACCCCCGTACCACAGAACAaagcgctgcccggtcctgcgccgtcctcacaattcctGAGCCCTTTAGGGCCACCGCGGTGCCAGTCCATCCCCTCGAGGGTCTGCCTTTCCTCTCTGCCTTTCCGCTGTACCAAATGCGATGCCCTTTcccagagaatggtctctccGGAGAGCATGTTCACAGCACCTAGGGCAAAGTCTCTTCGCTTCCAAGAAGTATTCtggctacttcttccaagagaggtgCGATTatcctttggcagtccacgggACCCCCGTGAGACTATTGCTCTTAAGTGCCGGGGAGTCGGCTCCGACGTGTAGTGAGTGACCCTCTGcgcccagaaggaaacactgcctggtcctcagccACCCTCACAATCCTTGGACTTGAGCCCATTACCAAGATGAAAGCCAACGAAGGCTAGTGGTTACCAaaggggggaggagaaggagggttTGCTAAGGGGCCACTGAATTGACATGAATGGAGGTGGGATGTTTTGGAAGAGGACAGCGGAGGGGTTGCCCAGTTTGGAGAATACAATCCTGGCACGGAATTACACGGGCGGAAATTACTGAGACGGTCTACGTTTGTTATATATGCTTGTACCACGCGAGTTTTAAAAGGCCCTGGGAGAGCCAGCCAGGCAGAGGCTGAGGAGGtcagagggaaggggaggagcagGAGGCTGGCGAGCAGGGAGTTTTAGGAAGGAGGCTGCCAGGACCAGGGAACAAAATCACAGCTCCAAGAGCCAACCCTGAGGCACTTTACACCCCaccccagagcagtggttcacaacctgtgagtCGAgatccctttggaggtcgaatgaccctttcacaggggtcgcccaattcatgacagtagcaaaatgacagtgatgaggtagcagctaaaataattgtatggtgaagggagggtggggaagaaaaggggaaccgattacaaggatctacatataacctcctctctgggggacggacaacagaaacgtgggtgaagggagatgtcagacagtgtaagataggacaaaataatactaatttgtaaattatcaagggtcatgagggaagagggagcgtggagggaggggaaaaatgaggagctgataccaagggctcaagcagatagcaaatgttttgagaatgatgatggcaacaaatgtacaaatgtgcttggcacaatggatggatggatggatggatggatggatggatggattataataagagttgtacaagccctcaataaaattattttatatatatatatacatatatatacatatatataaatatatatatattccaagctcaaaaaataaaaataaagaaaataagtttgtggttgggggatcaccaccacatgaggaactatattatagagggtcacggccttaggaaggttgagaaccgctgccctaaagaGTAGAAGCTCCCTACACTGATTTGGCCTGccacctccttttcagaaaaaaccACATGACTCAGCGCCACCCCGACCCCCACATAAGGTGTAGGCATCTCCTTTTACGGCCCCCCTGCACTGtttccatgccccccacccccagggcactTACGGCACCTCTAGAAGAGAGGCTGGCCTGCCTCGTGTCCACTCTGCTGGAAgaagaaacatctccctccaggATGAGCTCCTTCCAGTTGAGCCCACCTTGGCAGTGTCCCAAATGGGTCCCACCTTCTTCTGTATACCTCTGCCCAGGCCATCCCCCTATTGGgaagcccctttctaccccctcaGCAGGGGGACACCAGCCCTGTGGAGTCGACCTCAACTCCTGACAGCCCGTGTGTCAGAGAGGAACTATGTCCTGTAGGGTTTTCTAAGTCATGCCTTTttggaagcacatcaccaggctGTTCTTCTATGGTGCCCCTGGGTGGCCTGGAACCACCCACCTTTTAGAGAGCAGCTAATCGCCAACTACTTGCACCCCTCCCCCAGGTTCCCCAACTGCAAGAAACCCCCCTCTCAAAAAGTCAGTGTTTCCTTCACGTTTGTGACAGGTCTCCCCACTGCCCTGAGCTCGCCAAGCTCCCAGCGGGCTGAGAGGAACCCACTGGGACTCCCTGTCCCCTTAGAGGTCCAGACACTTAAATTCAATCCATCCACCCTCTTTACCCCACAGTCACCAACCACCCTGAATCACCcaggccaccggggctcctcgccCCCCAGTCCTAGGCACCTTCTCCAAGTGTCcagtcccctctcccccacccggaCCCCTACACCTGCTCCACAGTCCTCTCTCCAACAGCAGCCCCAGGGAATGTTACAACTCAAATCAGGGACCCCAGGCCTCTGCTTCAGCCCTTCCGATGCATCTCTGGACATCATAATGTAAAAACAAAAGCCTAAGATTGTCCCATGGCCCTTGTCAGGCCTTCTAAGGTCCTTATCACCCCTCCTACCCCAACTGCCACCACTAGCCTACTCCTACCACCAGGGAGCCTCCTAGTATTTCTAACCCCAAGTCCATCCcgaccccagggcctttgcatgtGGTTTGCTTGCTCTTCCCACTTGAATTAATGGACGGAGGGGCTCTCCTTGAGGGGTGTGAGCAGGAGGTTGCAGGAAAGGCTGGAGACAGGGGAGGAGGGTTTTATGACCTAGGGGTCCTCACCAGGTGACTCCCCTTCCCATGAGGCCCTTGGGTGGCTTGGCAGGCACCATCTCCTTTTGGACCATGAAATAGGGGTATAGCACGTCGATGGGAAGCTCCACGAACACCGGACCTGTGGTGACAGACAGGGGCATGCAGAGCCTACAGTGCCACCCCTACCTCCAGCCCCCAGAACCTAACCACCGCCCATCCCTACACCTACCTGGGGTGCCCGACTGGGCAGCAGCCATGGCGGCCCTCAGGGTGGGCATGATATCCCGCACCCTCCGCACCGATGCACAGAACTTACAGAGCGGCCGGAACAGTGACATTTGGTcgatggcctggagcgccccccgGTTCTGGCAAAGCCAGGGGTCAGAGTGTCAGCATATGAAACCACCCCCACCTAGAGTCCCCTCCAACCCCTGTTGCCCCCCTGTGGGCTGAGCACCTGCAACAGGGTGCTGGCAGCACCCCCCAGGAGCAGGACTGGGGATTGGGCCATCTGGGCATTCTTCATTGCTGTCACCGTGTTAGTGAGGCCAGGGCCTGCCGTCACCGCTGCTACGCCCACCGTTCCTGCAACACAGGCAGTGTCAGAGGCCTGTCCCCATCCCAGACAGCCCATCCCGgggtcacccccaccccatcccgctcccctcaccctcaccgGTCAGGCGGGCCACGGCGTCAGCCGCAAAGACAGCTGTGACTTCGTGGCGTGTGTCCACCACACGGATTCCCAGCTTTTCACAGGCCACCAGCAGCGGGGAGATGTGTCCTCCGACCAGGGTGAAGAGGAAGCGTACGCCATGGGCACGCAGCACGGCTGCCACGCTCTCCCCGCCATGCCGGACACTGGCTTTGTCCACCTGAGCCCCAGGGGAAGAAGGCAAGTGGGTCAAGGACAAAGGACAATGGCACCAAGGGCCGGCAGGGCAGGGGCAACCCCCCTCCAGGAAGGAGAGCGGGTGCAGGTACAGCTAGGGATTGCTCAGGCAATCTCCGcatcacctcctccctggctcCCAGGAGGTCTCTGCTGAGGCGCATCACTAAGGAGAGCCAGGTTTACCCCAGACCCCAGCTCGAATGTAGTGGAAGCCGCTCTGCTCCGCTCTGCTCCGTCACACTGCCTGCCTCAGGGATGGGAGGGTAACGTATACCAGAGGCCAGGAAGGGTTGGATGCCTTGGATGAGCTTAGCCAGGGTAGAGGCAGGGGCCTAATCACCAACTTGGGCCTCTGGAAGTGCCTGTCCACCAGTGTCCCCACGGAAACCCAGCTGACAAGACTGCCAGGGACCAGATGCCAATGCAGAGGCCTTCTAAGCCTGCCTTACCCACACACCAGTGTTTTTAATCCCTACAAGTCCCGGGGCTAGTGGTGTTGCCCACTAGCTGTCAGAGGACACCTGGTGAAAGGCCAAAGGGGTGAGGGAGAGCTAGGTTGAAGGACTGGGGAAGAAGACTTAGCTACTGGTTAGGAGGGCAAGGTCCAGGGAGGATCTGAGGAGGGGTAGGTGTC
Proteins encoded in this window:
- the HACL2 gene encoding 2-hydroxyacyl-CoA lyase 2; the encoded protein is MESPPVAAPDGSFVPSLLLLVSGTLVAALLGALHRLGLFYQLRHKVDKASVRHGGESVAAVLRAHGVRFLFTLVGGHISPLLVACEKLGIRVVDTRHEVTAVFAADAVARLTGTVGVAAVTAGPGLTNTVTAMKNAQMAQSPVLLLGGAASTLLQNRGALQAIDQMSLFRPLCKFCASVRRVRDIMPTLRAAMAAAQSGTPGPVFVELPIDVLYPYFMVQKEMVPAKPPKGLMGRGVTWYLQNHLANLFAGAWEPQPEGPLPLDIPQAAPQQVQRCIEILSRAKRPLMVLGSQALLPPTPPDKLCAAVETLGVPCFLGGMARGLLGRNNPLHIRQNRSAALKKADVVILAGAVCDFRLSYGRVLSRSSKIIIVNRNREEMLLNSDLFWKPQEAVQGDVASFVLKLGEGLRGHTWAPDWLEELRDADRQKEQTFREKAARPTAQHLNPVRVLQLVEETLPENVILVVDGGDFVGTAAHLVRPRGPLRWLDPGAFGTLGVGGGFALGAKLCRPDAEVWCLFGDGAFGYSLIEFDTFVRHKVPVIALVGNDAGWTQISREQVPILGSNVACGLAYTHYHKAAQGLGAQGFLLSRENEDQVVQVLQEAQRRCHDGHPVVVNILIGKTDFRDGSISV